In Candidatus Saccharimonadales bacterium, the sequence GCGTTACTCAGCCGTCCGCCGCTCGTCAGCAGGTAGCAAGCTACCTCTGTTACCGCACGACTTGCATGTATTAGGCACGCCGCCAGCGTTCATCCTGAGCCAGGATCAAACTCTCCATAAAAGATGTATCTGAGTTTCAGATACGTCTATAAATAGACTGACGATGATAAGGTATATCCAGTATAAATACTCAATATACCTATACAAGAAATTTGAAAACAAATTTCTAAATATTGCACAACTAAATTGTTAAAGATCACTTTAAATCATCTGCCCAACTCCACAGTGTTGCGTATCGCCTCTACGGGCGATCAGACTGATACTTAGCATACTCTATTGATCTAGGTATCGTCAAGGGTAATTTAGATTATTTTGTAGCCAAAAAGACAACTAGACCGATTATAAGTCCGAGCAGCGCGCCCACTAGCACTTCCATAGGAGTATGGCCCTTTGCTGCGCGAGGCAAAGAAACCGAACTTTTCTGCTCTTTAATAAGCTGCTGGATTGCCACGCCCTGCTCCCCAGAGGATCGTCGAACCATTACAGCATCGTACATGACGATTCCGGCAAGTAAAGCTGCAACCGCAAAGAGTCCACTCTCTAAGCCATCACGCAGTGCCACGACGACCACGAGTGCCACCACTGTCGCGCTGTGGGCACTTGGCATATTGCCAGACAAATATAACTGGCGAATGTGATCAAAACGACGCTGGCGAACTGCCACAATAAGGTATTTTGCCCCCTGAGCAACAATCCACCCCAGGAGAATTGCAATGATATAAGGGGAAAATATCAACATATTACTATTCTACACTATCCTCAATATCCTGGGGCTGTTCTGCCATCAAACCAAGCGAAGAAACAACGTCCCCGTCGGCCAGTCTCATCACACGAACACCTTGAGTGGTACGACCGAGTACCGGAATATCTTTAAGGCTAACTCGAATCGTTTGACCATTATTTGAGATCATCAGGAGCTCACTTGCCTCAGGCTCGAGTGTGCGAACATCAACGATAGGGCCCGTCTTAGCTGTCACAACAGCTGCTTTAATACCCACTCCTCCACGCTTGTGACTTGGGAAATTACTTGCTTTTGTAATCTTACCGTATCCGTTCCTACTGATAACTAGAAGATTCTGAGCATCATTGCAAACTATGTCCATACCTACAACCGAATCATTCGGACGAAGGCGAACGCCACGAACACCTCGGGCTGCCCTACCCATAGGGCGCGCGTCTTCTTCATTGAACCGGACTGCCTGACCCGCAGACGTTGATATTATTACATCGTTCTTACCAGAGGTCTTTTTAATCCATCGCAGCTCATCTTTGTCATCAAGCCGAATAGCGATAAGGCCGTTCGTACGGATATTAGCATAGTCCTTGAACGGTGTCTTTTTGATCGTCCCCTTCGTGGTCGCCATGAAGAGGTAGCCCTCATCACTTGTGTCTTTTCCATGACGAATGATTGAGGTGATTTTTTCTTCAGGCTGCAACTGGAGCAAGTTTACGGCTGCAACGCCTTTGGCGGCCAGGCTCGCGGCAGGAACTTCATATGCCTTAAGGCGGAACGTTCTACCCTTATTAGTGAAGAACAGCAGGTAGTCGTGTGTATTGGCTGGCACAAGTTGATCGATGACATCTTCTTCCTTAGTTGTCATGCCACGCTTACCCTTACCGCCCCTATTTTGACGACGATATTCGCTAAGAAGTGTCCTCTTGATGTAGTTTTCTGTTGTAAGAAGTATAACGGACTCCTCCTCGGGGATAAGCTCTTCGTCACTAAACTTGCCGAGCTCATGATTGATCATCTTTGAGCGGCGATCATCCCCGTACTTCTCTTTCATTTCAAGCAGTTCGGTTTTAATAATCTTTAGGATTTCCTTTTCATCGGCCAGAATTCCCTCCAGCTTTGAAATCAGTGCAAGAAGTTCTTTAAGCTCATTCTCGATAGCCTCTCGCTCTAAACCGGTCAATCGACGGAGCTGCATTGCCAGGATAGCTTTAGCTTGAATCTCGCTAAGATTAAACTTTGTGATCAAAGCCTTCTCAGCTTCGTCTTGTGTCTTACTCGCACGAATGGTCTTGATCACTTCATCGATATGGTCAAGAGCAATTTTGTATCCTTCAAGAATATGTGCACGCTCTTTTGCCTTCTTAAGCTCAAATTCTGTACGTCGGCGGACTACCTTCTGGCGATGCTTCACAAATTCTTGAAGCATTTCCTGTAGGCCAAGAATACGCGGCTGAATACCGTCTATCAGTGCCAACATATTGAAATTAAAACTGGTTTGAAGTGCGGTTAGCTTGTAGAGCTGGTTAAGCACCTTCTTTGGGTAAGCGTCTTTTTTGAGTTCGATAACAACTCGAACAGTTCCGCGAGCACTCTCGTCGCGTAGGTCACTAATCCCGTTAAGTTTCTTGTCTTTAACTAATTCAGCAATCTTTTCAATAAGTGTTGCCTTATTTACACCATACGGTACTTCGGTGACAACGATCTGATGACGGCCCTTCTTGGTTTCAACAATATCAGCAACTGCCCGAATCATGACGCTCCCGCGACCTGTCTGATAAGCTTGCTTCATAGGAGCCCCACCATACACAACTGCGCCCGTTGGGAAATCAGGTCCTTTAACGTGTTTCAGTAGGTCATCGAGTGTTGCGTGTTCGTTATCGATGAGTTCGATCGAAGCATCAACTAACTCTCCAAGGTTATGCGGAGGAATATTTGTCGCCATACCCACTGCAATACCAATCTGACCGTTGAGCAATAAGTTCGGCAGCTTAGCAGGCAATACCATAGGCTCTTGCAAGCGACCATCGTAGTTATCACGAAAATCAATCGTATCTTTATCGATATCAACAATCATTTCATCGGCTGCACGAGTCATACGCGCCTCGGTGTAACGCATCGCCGCCGCCGGGTCGCCATCCATAGAACCGAAGTTGCCTTGTCCATCAACAAGCGGGTAACGTAAAGCCCAAGGCTGAGCCAAACGAACCATCGAATCATAGATTGCCGTATCACCATGAGGGTGGAAGTCACCCATTACGGCACCTACAACCGTTGCACTTTTACGGTGTTTTGAACCGCCGCGCAGTCCATCGCGGTTCATTGTATAGAGGATACGCCGATGAACCGGCTTAAGACCATCACGCACATCAGGTAGTGCACGCTCAACAATTACACTCATGGAGTAACGGAAGAAGTTATCCTCCATAACGTTTTCGAGCGTACGGTGTTCAAGTCCAGTTGTATTCTCTACAATATCCCCCTCTAGAGGTGTAGTGTCCTCTGTCGGTGTAGTTGTTGTCATATCATCATCCATAGTCCTACCCCTTATACGTCCAGCTCTTCCAGGTCAGCATCTTTTGCACGCACCTGGATAAATGTCTTACGCAAACTTACTTCATCACCCATCAGTTTCGTAAAAATTGCATCTGCTCGTTCAGCGTCCTCAACACGAACCCGAATCAGCACCCGATTTTCGGGATTCATGGTGGTTTCCCATAGCTGATCGGCGTCCATCTCTCCAAGACCCTTGAAGCGCGAAATTGTCACACCGGCCTGCTTCATCTTGTCATCATCTGCATTGACTGCCGTACCACGATTCTCCTTATCGGCAATCAGCTCGTTGAGGATACGATCACGCTCCTCATCATCGTAGGCGTAAATTTTCTTTTGACCTTTGTTGATACTATAGAGCGGCGGCTTTGCAAGGTAAACGTATCCACCTTCAACGACCTCCTTCATGTAACGGAAAAAGAAGGTTAGTAGCAGCGTCGCAATATGACTACCATCTACATCGGCGTCGGTCATAATGACAATCTTGTGATAGCGAAGTCCGTTGATATCAAACTGCTCGCCAATTCCCACGCCAAATGCCTGAATCATGGCAACGATCTCTTTATTAGCAAACATCTTATCAAGACGTGCCCGTTCAGTATTGAGAACTTTACCACGAAGTGGCAAAATTGCCTGTGTTCTATTATCGCGGCCCTCTTTAGCAGAACCAGCTGCGGAATTACCCTCAACGATGTAAATTTCACTTTCACTCGGACTCTTGCTTGAGCAATCCCAAAGTTTTCCAGGGAGTCCCATACCATCAAGCGCGCCTTTTCGGAGCACATTGTCACGCGCTGCACGAGCTGCCTTACGTGCACGAGCTGCAAGCAGTGCCTTACCCACTATCTTCTTGGCTACATCAGGGTTTTCATCGAGATAATAACTGAAGTACTCATTCATTACCTGTTCGACATAGCGACGCACCTCAGGGTTGCCTAGCTTATTCTTAGTTTGGCCCTCAAACTGTGGATCAGGTAGTTTAACTAAGATGATTGCTGTAAGACCCTCACGAATATCATCTCCTGTTAGATTATCCTCCTTTTCCTTTAGAAGGCTATTCTTTCGTGCGTAGTCATTAATAACTCGAGTGAGCGCTGAGCGGAACCCTATAAGATGCGTACCACCATCAGGGGTCAAGACGTTGTTAGCAAATGGCTTTACCATCTCAACGAAGGTATTATTATACTGAACGGCCACCTCTATCATTGAATCTTCAACTTGCTTCTCAACATAAAAGACGCTGTCGCTAAGAATATCTTTACCAATATTAAGGTGTTTTACGTAGCTCTGAATACCACCCTCAAAGTAGAATGCTGCGCGCTCCTTCGAGCGTTCGTCTCGAACTGTAATGTAAACACCTTTAGTAAGATAGGCCTGATGACGAGCATAATTAACGACCCACTTATAATCGAAGGTTACCGTCTCTTTAAAGATTGTAGGATCTGGGTAGAAAGTAATTATCGTACCCGTTGGCAAATCCGTCTTTCCCATCTTTTTGAATGGAACGCTTGTTGCACCCCGTTCAAATTCAACACTGTATAGTTCGCCATTCTTTACTACCTGAGCGATAAGTTTCGTCGAAAGAGCGTTAACAACACTAGAGCCAACACCGTGGAGACCGGATGATACTTTATAGCCGCCGCCGCCAAACTTACCTCCAGCG encodes:
- a CDS encoding divergent PAP2 family protein — protein: MLIFSPYIIAILLGWIVAQGAKYLIVAVRQRRFDHIRQLYLSGNMPSAHSATVVALVVVVALRDGLESGLFAVAALLAGIVMYDAVMVRRSSGEQGVAIQQLIKEQKSSVSLPRAAKGHTPMEVLVGALLGLIIGLVVFLATK
- the gyrB gene encoding DNA topoisomerase (ATP-hydrolyzing) subunit B translates to MAKQKQAGDSYDASQIQVLEGLEPVRKRPGMYIGSTGYDGLHHLIKEIADNSIDEAIAGFASRVDIVLLEDGGITITDNGRGVPVDKHPKTGLSTLETVYTVLHAGGKFGGGGYKVSSGLHGVGSSVVNALSTKLIAQVVKNGELYSVEFERGATSVPFKKMGKTDLPTGTIITFYPDPTIFKETVTFDYKWVVNYARHQAYLTKGVYITVRDERSKERAAFYFEGGIQSYVKHLNIGKDILSDSVFYVEKQVEDSMIEVAVQYNNTFVEMVKPFANNVLTPDGGTHLIGFRSALTRVINDYARKNSLLKEKEDNLTGDDIREGLTAIILVKLPDPQFEGQTKNKLGNPEVRRYVEQVMNEYFSYYLDENPDVAKKIVGKALLAARARKAARAARDNVLRKGALDGMGLPGKLWDCSSKSPSESEIYIVEGNSAAGSAKEGRDNRTQAILPLRGKVLNTERARLDKMFANKEIVAMIQAFGVGIGEQFDINGLRYHKIVIMTDADVDGSHIATLLLTFFFRYMKEVVEGGYVYLAKPPLYSINKGQKKIYAYDDEERDRILNELIADKENRGTAVNADDDKMKQAGVTISRFKGLGEMDADQLWETTMNPENRVLIRVRVEDAERADAIFTKLMGDEVSLRKTFIQVRAKDADLEELDV
- the gyrA gene encoding DNA gyrase subunit A, whose protein sequence is MDDDMTTTTPTEDTTPLEGDIVENTTGLEHRTLENVMEDNFFRYSMSVIVERALPDVRDGLKPVHRRILYTMNRDGLRGGSKHRKSATVVGAVMGDFHPHGDTAIYDSMVRLAQPWALRYPLVDGQGNFGSMDGDPAAAMRYTEARMTRAADEMIVDIDKDTIDFRDNYDGRLQEPMVLPAKLPNLLLNGQIGIAVGMATNIPPHNLGELVDASIELIDNEHATLDDLLKHVKGPDFPTGAVVYGGAPMKQAYQTGRGSVMIRAVADIVETKKGRHQIVVTEVPYGVNKATLIEKIAELVKDKKLNGISDLRDESARGTVRVVIELKKDAYPKKVLNQLYKLTALQTSFNFNMLALIDGIQPRILGLQEMLQEFVKHRQKVVRRRTEFELKKAKERAHILEGYKIALDHIDEVIKTIRASKTQDEAEKALITKFNLSEIQAKAILAMQLRRLTGLEREAIENELKELLALISKLEGILADEKEILKIIKTELLEMKEKYGDDRRSKMINHELGKFSDEELIPEEESVILLTTENYIKRTLLSEYRRQNRGGKGKRGMTTKEEDVIDQLVPANTHDYLLFFTNKGRTFRLKAYEVPAASLAAKGVAAVNLLQLQPEEKITSIIRHGKDTSDEGYLFMATTKGTIKKTPFKDYANIRTNGLIAIRLDDKDELRWIKKTSGKNDVIISTSAGQAVRFNEEDARPMGRAARGVRGVRLRPNDSVVGMDIVCNDAQNLLVISRNGYGKITKASNFPSHKRGGVGIKAAVVTAKTGPIVDVRTLEPEASELLMISNNGQTIRVSLKDIPVLGRTTQGVRVMRLADGDVVSSLGLMAEQPQDIEDSVE